One segment of Coffea arabica cultivar ET-39 chromosome 7c, Coffea Arabica ET-39 HiFi, whole genome shotgun sequence DNA contains the following:
- the LOC113699100 gene encoding CBS domain-containing protein CBSX1, chloroplastic isoform X1: MSSISPLDLLPLSSPLRTSIAINKSPAFHRQLPSLLLPQAGPKPSRTYLSSVHQLSSHKPFTVAAGSTLTANSVPARNGIYTVGDFMTRKEELQVVKPTTTVDEALEALVKYRITGFPVIDDDWKLVGLVSDYDLLALDSISGTAKSDVDIFPEVDSTWKASTYGSTFNEIQKLLSKTNGQVVGDLMTPAPLVVRESTNLEDAARLLLETKYRRLPVVDADGRLVGIVTRGNVVRAALQIKREMENKA; this comes from the exons ATGAGCTCAATTTCTCCTTTGGATCTCTTACCGCTCTCTTCTCCCTTGCGCACCAGCATCGCCATCAACAAGTCCCCCGCCTTCCATCGCCAGCTGCCGTCCCTATTGTTACCTCAGGCCGGCCCTAAACCCTCCAGAACCTACCTCAGTTCAGTCCATCAGTTAAGCTCCCACAAGCCCTTCACTGTTGCAGCCGGCAGCACCTTGACCGCCAATTCCGTACCG GCAAGAAATGGTATATATACTGTTGGTGATTTCATGACTAGAAAAGAGGAGCTACAGGTGGTAAAGCCAACAACAACTGTTGACGAAG CCTTGGAAGCTCTTGTGAAATACAGGATAACTGGTTTTCCTGTCATTGATGATGACTGGAAACTG GTTGGCCTTGTTTCAGATTATGATTTGTTAGCTTTGGATTCTATATCAG GTACTGCAAAAAGTGATGTAGACATATTTCCAGAAGTTGACAGCACATGGAAA GCTTCCACTTACGGATCG ACATTTAATGAGATACAGAAGTTACTTAGCAAAACCAATGGTCAAGTAGTTGGTGATCTAATGACACCAGCTCCACTGGTGGTTCGTGAATCCACCAATCTGGAGGATGCTGCAAG GTTGTTACTCGAGACAAAATACCGACGACTTCCGGTTGTGGATGCTGATGGTAGGCTG GTTGGAATTGTCACAAGAGGTAATGTTGTAAGGGCTGCCCTTCAAATAAAACGAGAAATGGAGAACAAGGCGTGA
- the LOC113699100 gene encoding CBS domain-containing protein CBSX1, chloroplastic isoform X2, protein MSSISPLDLLPLSSPLRTSIAINKSPAFHRQLPSLLLPQAGPKPSRTYLSSVHQLSSHKPFTVAAGSTLTANSVPARNGIYTVGDFMTRKEELQVVKPTTTVDEALEALVKYRITGFPVIDDDWKLVGLVSDYDLLALDSISGTAKSDVDIFPEVDSTWKTFNEIQKLLSKTNGQVVGDLMTPAPLVVRESTNLEDAARLLLETKYRRLPVVDADGRLVGIVTRGNVVRAALQIKREMENKA, encoded by the exons ATGAGCTCAATTTCTCCTTTGGATCTCTTACCGCTCTCTTCTCCCTTGCGCACCAGCATCGCCATCAACAAGTCCCCCGCCTTCCATCGCCAGCTGCCGTCCCTATTGTTACCTCAGGCCGGCCCTAAACCCTCCAGAACCTACCTCAGTTCAGTCCATCAGTTAAGCTCCCACAAGCCCTTCACTGTTGCAGCCGGCAGCACCTTGACCGCCAATTCCGTACCG GCAAGAAATGGTATATATACTGTTGGTGATTTCATGACTAGAAAAGAGGAGCTACAGGTGGTAAAGCCAACAACAACTGTTGACGAAG CCTTGGAAGCTCTTGTGAAATACAGGATAACTGGTTTTCCTGTCATTGATGATGACTGGAAACTG GTTGGCCTTGTTTCAGATTATGATTTGTTAGCTTTGGATTCTATATCAG GTACTGCAAAAAGTGATGTAGACATATTTCCAGAAGTTGACAGCACATGGAAA ACATTTAATGAGATACAGAAGTTACTTAGCAAAACCAATGGTCAAGTAGTTGGTGATCTAATGACACCAGCTCCACTGGTGGTTCGTGAATCCACCAATCTGGAGGATGCTGCAAG GTTGTTACTCGAGACAAAATACCGACGACTTCCGGTTGTGGATGCTGATGGTAGGCTG GTTGGAATTGTCACAAGAGGTAATGTTGTAAGGGCTGCCCTTCAAATAAAACGAGAAATGGAGAACAAGGCGTGA
- the LOC113699294 gene encoding SUMO-conjugating enzyme SCE1-like gives MSGGIARGRLTEERKAWRKNHPHGFVAKPETLPDGSVNLMVWHCTIPGKPGTDWEGGSYPLTLHFSEDYPSKPPKCKFPQGFFHPNVYPSGTVCLSILNEDSGWRPAITVKQILVGIQDLLDQPNPADPAQTDGYHLFIQDALEYKKRVRQQAKQYPPLI, from the exons ATGTCGGGAGGTATAGCGCGTGGACGTCTCACCGAGGAACGCAAAGCCTGGCGTAAAAATCACCCCCAT GGTTTCGTGGCCAAGCCGGAGACACTTCCAGATGGTTCCGTTAATTTGATGGTTTGGCACTGCACCATTCCTGGTAAGCCTGGG ACTGACTGGGAAGGTGGTTCTTATCCACTTACGCTTCACTTCAGTGAAGACTATCCGAGTAAACCACCAAAGTGTAAATTCCCTCAAGGTTTCTTTCACCCTAATGTCTATCCTTCTGGGACCGTTTGCCTCTCAATCCTCAATGAAGATAGT GGTTGGAGACCAGCCATTACAGTGAAGCAAATCCTAGTAGGTATCCAGGACTTGTTGGATCAACCGAATCCTGCTGATCCTGCGCAAACTGATGGTTACCACCTATTTATACAG GATGCTCTGGAGTATAAGAAGAGAGTGCGACAGCAGGCAAAGCAATACCCACCTCTTATCTAA
- the LOC113697825 gene encoding ethylene-responsive transcription factor ERF011-like produces the protein MEGGGGIGAGAGKKKSERLYKGIRMRKWGKWVAEIREPNKRSRIWLGSYSTPVAAARAYDTAVYYLRGPTARLNFPELLVGDTTAANGGDLSAAAIRKKAIEVGSRVDAVQSSIATHDHHDDGRSHHHRHHDHATPTQLKPCWFQEKPDLNEKPEPEDPDVDYW, from the coding sequence ATGGAGGGAGGTGGAGGAATTGGGGCCGGAGCAGGGAAGAAAAAAAGCGAGAGGTTATACAAAGGAATAAGGATGAGGAAGTGGGGCAAATGGGTGGCGGAGATTAGAGAGCCTAACAAGAGGTCTAGGATATGGCTAGGCTCTTATTCCACGCCCGTGGCCGCTGCCAGAGCCTATGACACCGCCGTGTATTATCTGCGCGGGCCGACGGCGAGGCTCAACTTCCCGGAGCTCTTAGTGGGCGATACTACTGCTGCTAATGGTGGTGACCTGTCCGCTGCTGCTATTCGCAAGAAAGCAATAGAGGTGGGTTCGAGAGTTGATGCCGTTCAAAGTTCCATCGCCACCCATGACCACCACGACGACGGCCGCAGccaccaccaccgccaccaTGACCATGCAACACCGACTCAGCTGAAGCCCTGTTGGTTTCAAGAAAAGCCCGACTTGAATGAGAAGCCCGAGCCCGAGGATCCGGATGTTGACtattggtga
- the LOC113697897 gene encoding uncharacterized protein isoform X2: MAAYYPPPPAHYQYYEAPPPPPPGAAAHPAHPAVAQPLHHQQYLPPQTQFVNYAPPLYPQSSHDEVRTLFIAGLPEDVKAREIYNLFREFPGYESSHLRTTASTQPFAFAVFVDQQSAVMALHTLNGMVFDLEKGSTLYIDLAKSNPRSKRLRTDDESAASEKRMKSSASSRGTDSGVGSIHMPGTGNSAHNTIGYSSTQSEGSFDERAANDSSKKLNSTPCPTLFVANLGPTCSEQELIQVFSRCPGFLKLKMQSTYGAPVAFVDFQDSATSSEALNHLQGTVLYSSPSGQGMRLEYAKSRMGLRSKKSR, encoded by the exons ATGGCGGCATACTACCCTCCTCCGCCTGCCCACTACCAATATTACGAAgctccaccaccacctcctccagGAGCCGCTGCCCATCCTGCTCATCCTGCGGTAGCTCAGCCGCTACACCACCAGCAATACCTACCTCCTCAAACCCAATTCGTCAATTACGCTCCGCCGCTTTACCCTCAATCCTCGCACGACGAGGTCCGTACTCTCTTCATAGCTGGACTTCCTGAAGATGTCAAGGCTCGAGAAATCTACAACCTATTTCGCGAGTTCCCTGGTTACGAGTCCTCTCATCTTCGTACAACAGCCAGTACTCAg CCATTTGCTTTTGCTGTTTTTGTGGATCAGCAGTCAGCTGTTATGGCATTACACACGCTCAAT gGAATGGTATTTGACCTTGAGAAAGGTTCCACATTATATATTGATCTTGCAAAATCTAATCCCAGGTCTAAGCGCTTAAGAACAG ATGATGAGAGTGCTGCATCAGAGAAGAGGATGAAATCTTCTGCTTCTTCCAGGGGCACAGATTCGG GTGTTGGCAGCATTCACATGCCTGGAACGGGTAATTCCGCTCACAACACGATTGGTTATTCATCCACACAAAG TGAGGGAAGCTTTGATGAGAGGGCTGCAAATGACTCTAGTAAAAAATTG AATTCCACCCCATGTCCAACACTTTTTGTAGCTAATCTGGGTCCAACTTGTTCAGAACAGGAGCTCATTCAAGTTTTTTCAAG ATGTCCTGGATTTCTGAAATTGAAGATGCAGAGCACATATGGGGCTCCTGTTGCATTTGTTGATTTCCAG GATTCTGCTACTTCAAGTGAGGCTCTAAATCATCTACAAGGCACAGTTCTGTACTCATCACCATCTGGTCAGGGCATGCGGTTGGA GTATGCAAAATCAAGGATGGGATTGCGTAGTAAGAAGTCAAGGTGA
- the LOC113697897 gene encoding uncharacterized protein isoform X1: MAAYYPPPPAHYQYYEAPPPPPPGAAAHPAHPAVAQPLHHQQYLPPQTQFVNYAPPLYPQSSHDEVRTLFIAGLPEDVKAREIYNLFREFPGYESSHLRTTASTQPFAFAVFVDQQSAVMALHTLNGMVFDLEKGSTLYIDLAKSNPRSKRLRTDDESAASEKRMKSSASSRGTDSAGVGSIHMPGTGNSAHNTIGYSSTQSEGSFDERAANDSSKKLNSTPCPTLFVANLGPTCSEQELIQVFSRCPGFLKLKMQSTYGAPVAFVDFQDSATSSEALNHLQGTVLYSSPSGQGMRLEYAKSRMGLRSKKSR; encoded by the exons ATGGCGGCATACTACCCTCCTCCGCCTGCCCACTACCAATATTACGAAgctccaccaccacctcctccagGAGCCGCTGCCCATCCTGCTCATCCTGCGGTAGCTCAGCCGCTACACCACCAGCAATACCTACCTCCTCAAACCCAATTCGTCAATTACGCTCCGCCGCTTTACCCTCAATCCTCGCACGACGAGGTCCGTACTCTCTTCATAGCTGGACTTCCTGAAGATGTCAAGGCTCGAGAAATCTACAACCTATTTCGCGAGTTCCCTGGTTACGAGTCCTCTCATCTTCGTACAACAGCCAGTACTCAg CCATTTGCTTTTGCTGTTTTTGTGGATCAGCAGTCAGCTGTTATGGCATTACACACGCTCAAT gGAATGGTATTTGACCTTGAGAAAGGTTCCACATTATATATTGATCTTGCAAAATCTAATCCCAGGTCTAAGCGCTTAAGAACAG ATGATGAGAGTGCTGCATCAGAGAAGAGGATGAAATCTTCTGCTTCTTCCAGGGGCACAGATTCGG CAGGTGTTGGCAGCATTCACATGCCTGGAACGGGTAATTCCGCTCACAACACGATTGGTTATTCATCCACACAAAG TGAGGGAAGCTTTGATGAGAGGGCTGCAAATGACTCTAGTAAAAAATTG AATTCCACCCCATGTCCAACACTTTTTGTAGCTAATCTGGGTCCAACTTGTTCAGAACAGGAGCTCATTCAAGTTTTTTCAAG ATGTCCTGGATTTCTGAAATTGAAGATGCAGAGCACATATGGGGCTCCTGTTGCATTTGTTGATTTCCAG GATTCTGCTACTTCAAGTGAGGCTCTAAATCATCTACAAGGCACAGTTCTGTACTCATCACCATCTGGTCAGGGCATGCGGTTGGA GTATGCAAAATCAAGGATGGGATTGCGTAGTAAGAAGTCAAGGTGA